The stretch of DNA ATCTAGCTGTGTGTAGAGCTCGTTCTTCCTGCCTGGACTATGATGCGACGCATGTCCGGGTGTGCCATGGGGGTAGTTTTATAGGATGTTGGGGTGCTTGCTGGCTCGTAGGAAACGGAGGGGGGCAATTCTGTCACGGTGGAAGGCGCTCGGATGCTTCGTGCTGCAACCAGCTTCAATTCTGCAGGTCGTCGGAACAAGAGCCAGCACTCTGAATATTCGCTGAAAAGAATAGGTGAGTTCTCTCTGGAGGCTATTATTTCGTCGATAGACCACCATTGTCGTTCACTGGATCAATATTCATTCAGACAATGTGCAACTAGCGTATGCAGCTTGCGTAGGTTGAAAGTGGCTTAAGTATCTGATCCTTGTTCTGATGGTGAGACTCACAGCGAAGCCGTCACACGTGTGAATGAAGCCGCTAAAGCTGACAAGTAGTAGATGGTCCATACTGCCCGGCCGGCCGCCTGTAACAAGCCGCTCGTACGTGCTAGTAGTCGTGCCTTGTCTAACAACTCCAAGTTTACAAATGTGTTAGTTGTTGCAGTGTCGATTCAAAGCTcgcaaaaaataaataaattgcAGGGCGGTACCTGTAGGCCATGTTGATTCTGCACTTGGTTTCACATGGGATCGATGACTCCCCTGACTTTTCACTCCACTCCGCTTCGCTATGAGAcataatttttctttttcttctcttcGAAACTAAGAGATATATACTACTACATATCCTCTCCGACCCAACAAACAAATCATCCTAAGAATTCTAAGATAAATTAAAAAAAGTAAAATGATCATGTTCGTCATTTTCTATTTATTACTATAATTGACACTAATTAATTCTTGCATGCATATACACTTTCTAAATAGAGTAACATGATttattttttagataaattttGAATTCTAGAATAACTTGTTTTAGGGACGAAAGAGTAGCCTGTACGCACACATATAACGCGAGTCGTGGCCACTCGCAATAAATAGAGTTATTATTTGGAGCACGGCAACTTTGCTTATCCttcgaaagaaaaaaaaacggAGAGGGAGGAGGCGAGGGCGGCAGGGCAGGCAGCGGCTGCCGCTacggcggcgtgcagcgcgAGCGGCGCGGTGGAGCAAGGGGCGGGCAGTGGCTGCCACGGCGTGACGGAGCGAGCCGGGCGGCGGTGCACGGCGTGCAGGGGCTGTCGGGGGGGCAGAGCGTGCGGGAGAGAAGGCGTGGGCTGGTTCAGGCTGGGCTGATTTGGGTGGGCCAGGGAGATGATGAAAGGAGCTGGAATGAAGTTCTtttaaaataattttcaaaatatGCCCTAAATTCGAGTGTTTTTCGGATTCAGATTTTTAGGATGCTGCTTAAGCATATAATGTCAGTGAAACTATAGTATTGTACACAGTAAGTCACTCACAGTTACGACATACACTACGTTTTATTCTAGAAAAGTAATCGGATTGAATCAGAATCCCTGTCACATGACAAAATTATGTTTTTTTCATGACCGTGCTTGAGCACCTCTTTTTATTAAGAGTAAGTCACACAATTATGCTGAACTGAAGCATTAGGTTTAACTATATATCAGCACTAGCGGGCAAACAGTCGCTGGATTTTAACAAGTGTAGTGCATGTTATCCATCGGTTGGGAGACCCATACTCCAAGTCAGGCTCTTAATTGCGGGATTAGATCCAAGACATTCTTAAAATCTGCGTGCTATGGGCCTAAGCTGCGGCGGTAGTCATCGCGCATTATTTCTCACCCAATGTGCATCTTCACTAAAATACCCTACCGAATACTAGTCGTAAAAGTCTTTATAGCGCTTAATTTGCTTGTCAACCACCTTTTCTCTGGGAATTTGGATTATAAATGATGAAGGAATCCACGAGTTGCACATCACAGCTGCTTTCTGACAAGTGACAACATTGACAGCTTTCATGAAGATTTTGTAATGCAATTGTCAGTATGTATTCTCTCAAAACTAAACGATCAATCTATCAACAGTCAATTTTATTTAATTTGCTAATCAGATGAACATCACAAGTTTGCGAAGATCAGCAACATTTGTCACAGATTAGCATCCTCACGAAGACTCTCAAGTGCACAAATGAACATCAACTTACAAAACAGACTACAACAAATGGTcacctcttttttttttccttagtTTCGATGTCTTCATGCTTCTGTAGCAAGCAAGCTACCTAGCTGATTGCCTCACTTCTTATTGCAACATCACACATTTATTACACTACACATCACTGTGCACACTGCATTTATTACATCTACTGACAGCCAATTAGCTTGTCGCCACTCCACTTAACCCTGAAGAACCTGACCCGGCGAGAACATCGGCCGCATTGACAGGGTTGATGACCCTGCAGTTGCGCCTGATCTCGCCCTGCGTCCCGGACAGCACGCTGATCTGCCCCATCTTGACCATGGACCTGGCGAACTTGCTCTTCCACGTGGCCTCGCTGCGGATGAAGGAGTCGACGAGCGCCTTCATCGTCGCGTTGGTCAGCAGAGCCGCGTCCGATCGGAAGAGGCCCAGGTTGTTGATCAGGCCGGCGTAGTACTTGTTGTCGAGCTTGGTCGGCGTGATGAGGTCCATGAATGTCGTCGTCGTCGGGAAGAACTGGCTGGTGTTCCTCGGGCAGATGCGCTGGAGCAGAAATGCGTAGGCCTTGCTCAAAGCCGGATCGATCTGTACACGGCAGCAACGGCAACGCCCGGTGATTAAGAGAACTCCACTTGATCCCATCATGTCAGATTTATTACGTTTGCACAATTGCATGACGAAAAGTAAATGTAATTGCTTATCATTATTACTCCGTCGGTTGTGTTGGTGAAGTTGTAGAGCCGGTCGAAGAAGTGGATGCAGTGCGAGACGCCGATGGAGTGAGCGCCGGAGAGGACGACCATGTCCTCGAGGGTGAGGTTCTTGGACGTGAAGCTGTCAACCAGCTCGGTGGCGTTGAAGAACGGCGGCGGCAGGTCGTTGAGCGCATCCGCCTCGAGGGAGACCCGGCCGTCGCGGCGTCCGGCCGGCACCTGGTAGCCGAGGCCGCCGGCGAGCGCGACGCCGTCCCGCGCCGCGAAGGCGAGGATGTCGGCGCAGGAGACCACCCCGGGGCACCGGGCCTCGACGGCCGCCTTGGCGCTGTCGACCACGTCGAAGAACCGGAGGCTCGGGTTGTTGGGCCCCGCGTCCTTCTCCGCCCTGCTGTTGGGCGTCGAGTCGATCAGGACCGAGCCATCGCAGCCCTGGAATCACGTTCGTAGCCAAACGTGTGAGTGACTGAGGCATCCCTACATTCTGCCGGCGATTCATGTGAACGTGCTTTACCGTACCCTGACGAAGCAGTCATGGAAGTGCAGGCGGATGAGGGCCGGAGCGACGCCGGAGTTGTTCCtgaaggcggcggcgacggtcTGCTGCACGACGGCCTCGGCGGAGGGGCACGTCCTGTCGTAGAAGCCGACGTCGAGGCAGGCGCACACGGCGGTGCCCGACAGGAGCACCGCGAGGGCCGAAGCCAAGCTTAAGGAGCGCCTCGCCATGTAgagcggctgctgctgcttctggtGATGCTGCTTTTTTTGCTTGTGATGGACGACTCTGGAGGCGCTGCAGGGGGGCTTTTATAGGACGTTGGGTTCGGCCTGCTGGATTGTGGGAAATGAGAAGGGCAATTTTATATTTTTGTCGCGGAAGGAAGGCACCTGAATGTTGCGCATGCATTGGCTATGGCAAGTTTCTTGAGATCCCTACGAAAGAATAGGTGAGTTTTTTTAGTGCTCCATCCTGATCTGAACTTGAACCATTGCTTCTTTCATTGAACATAAGTAATGGCATCACTCCTTGTTCAGAGAGCGAAAGTCATCGGAAGCTATCACATGAATGAAACAGCTTCAAGGCTAATCACAATAGAGATTTCGTATTCCTATTTCCAAGAATACCACATCAGTTTGGAGGGATAAATAAAACACTatgcctcaatggagagtttcatttcactatttccaaagctaaccagtataattaaatgctagttgatctagtGTGGCACAAGATCCCCCATGAAACAACGGCGGTCACAGTGGTCGTTTCACGCCATTTCCAACATCTTGGaaacgagttagcagagtgtcgTGGGGATGAAATTGGTTCCTTTTCTTCCCTCGTTAAATCAGTACTacatcatcaaaaatgctgATGTGTCATGGTAATTGATGCCATGAAACTCGTCATGAAACCCTCATTGTAAATAGCTTAAGTGCCTTCCAGTTCTGACTTTTAAAAAGGGCTCTACTCTCCCCGTTTCAATAAATGGACGTGGTTTGAACTGACTGCTTAAATAAAACCTAACGATATTGTATTTGTATATGCTATAGTTTTTTTAGAACAATTATTAGTCAAAGATTAAGATGTTTGAATCTTCGAATGCGTGCATGCCTTAGAAAAGAATTGGAGGGAGTACTAAAATTATTCTTTTAGTCTCCTTGACACAATTTTACTAATTTGAGTTTGAGTCGAATAAATCCAATTTGTATAACCCTGACTTCAAGAAATCCCTACCGTGTAGTTGTATCCATATGATATGCTGTGAGAGGTTCAATAAGCAATGCAGTTTTTTTCCTAGGACAGTGACTTACCTTGGAGCTTCCATTGATGTAAACTGATAGCAGTCCTTTTTTGAAAGAGAAAAGTCCGGTTTACATCTTTAAACTATCGTAAAAATCTGATTTTTAACCTTAAATTACGAAACCAGATAAGAGGGGTCATCCAGCTGTTGAAACCGGGCAAATTTGACCCTTAGGAtggtttcaaaggtggtttttcattttgtgaaaatttaaaatattcaaatttgaactaaaaaatttataaataaTTCATTTCAAATCCAAAAAATACGAAGTGCATAtcaattttttttctaaaaataaaaCCTATCTATCGACACTGTACTTGTCAGTTATTCGGATCCATTTTTTATGTTCACAGTATTTGGTTGCTTGTAGTTATGTctattatttttaaataaataagattcaaatagagcaataatagataggttaaattttgagaaaaattttggtactagtttcatatttttctgatttaaaataaattagttttgattttttagatctaattagaattttttaaatttttcataaattacaaaaccaccttcgaAACCAACCTAAGAGCCAGATTTGCCCGGTTTCAACAGTTGGATGGTTTCTCTTATccggttttgtagtttaaggtTGAAAATCGGACTTTTGCCATAGTTTAAAGGTGTAAACCGGACTTTTCCTTTTTGAAATGAGGGTCTGACTTCAATAAGTCATGTATGAAAATTAGTTTAAACTTCTAAGATCACTCAGTTGAACGAATTTGTAATTacaatttatttatttattacgGAGTACAGACTTAACACAATTCGTGCTTCATAGCTGGAGTGCATTATTAATTATGCAGAATACAGTATATTCTCTGGCCATGTGCTTTAGTATGGGACCAACAGATATACAGAAACTAAATGTTATAATTTCAGAAAATATGATTGACTATTCGCATAAGTCCCATAAAAGGTTGAGCTATGCATAAGTTTATATTTTTGCACCATGTAGCAACAATCTGCCTCAAAACATTGGATAGTCAAACCAAGTTAACTAAAACCAATATTTATTTTCCTCTTTTGCTTAAGCATTTCATCTTCAGACAAAGAACAGGTGGCGGGCATGATGTATGCAGACTTGGAGGACAAGTGGAAGCACTCGGTCTTTCCTTTTCGCTTTTATATTTGTTTATCAGTCAACAATTTGTAGGAAGACTGAGAAGATCAAATAAAGTCATGATCTGAAAAGAATTATGTTCACGGGAGATGGGAATACGAGGAAATTCAGTAGGTTGAACagttcttttccttcttcctcaATGACAGAGAATGTGGCCGGAGGAGAGGATACTATTGAAGTTTGAGTTGGACATGGTAGTTTTTGCAGAAACTTTGAAGTCTTGCAAGGATATTTTTTTCCTTCAAATTTTGGTACCAAGGTATAGGTTTATATGTGGCATTTGAGTCGTTTCATGAACAAGTTCTACGGATGGGTCAAGGGGCTGATCAAGGTGGTATCCAGGCTTTAACCAGTTTAACAATGTAGCACTCTGATGGGTCAAGGGTGTGAGAGATAGATGGCCCCTGGTTCATTAAATTTTAAAAATCCTCTTTTTATCATCCCTGCTAACTCTTACGTCGTTGGTTCATCTTCAATTAACCTCGTGTTTGCAGTGAGACACATATCCAACCCATCACCAAAAGGCCAGAGTGAAAATGATGTCGTGGAGCTGATGAGGAACAATCCAATGGGATGCAACGCAATCATCTTACAGATTATTGTGAACTGCCATCTTGTACGCCATAAGTCAAACCTCTGGAATATGACATGAAAACCTTATCCTCCATTGTTGAACTCCTTAAGGCATCCCATTACCGAGCCCCCAATAGTCAGGAGGACGGCCATTAATGAACCACCGGAGGAAGTAAGATTAAGTAGGATACCTATCACCATTGTCCATTGAAGCAATACGAATTTGCGCAATTCTTTTTTCAAAGCATGTGATGTATGCCACCACCTGATTTGTTTTTCTGGCTGTTTGAATATGATTTTTGGCCAATCTACTCAGCTACTAGAGGTGACAAGTCAAACCGTACGCACCACAGGTACCCTACTCTGACCTTTGTTGTAATCCCTCTAAGTGGAAACAGGAACAGGATGGTTCGAGTATTTCCTCAGTATCAGG from Panicum hallii strain FIL2 chromosome 3, PHallii_v3.1, whole genome shotgun sequence encodes:
- the LOC112886874 gene encoding peroxidase 5-like, coding for MARRSLSLASALAVLLSGTAVCACLDVGFYDRTCPSAEAVVQQTVAAAFRNNSGVAPALIRLHFHDCFVRGCDGSVLIDSTPNSRAEKDAGPNNPSLRFFDVVDSAKAAVEARCPGVVSCADILAFAARDGVALAGGLGYQVPAGRRDGRVSLEADALNDLPPPFFNATELVDSFTSKNLTLEDMVVLSGAHSIGVSHCIHFFDRLYNFTNTTDGIDPALSKAYAFLLQRICPRNTSQFFPTTTTFMDLITPTKLDNKYYAGLINNLGLFRSDAALLTNATMKALVDSFIRSEATWKSKFARSMVKMGQISVLSGTQGEIRRNCRVINPVNAADVLAGSGSSGLSGVATS